From the Pomacea canaliculata isolate SZHN2017 linkage group LG4, ASM307304v1, whole genome shotgun sequence genome, one window contains:
- the LOC112562248 gene encoding 39S ribosomal protein L18, mitochondrial-like: MSCQSVFGSLRLMSPAFLDTRVYSCISIFPAIRTSLGKSYSTSNPGCSKASSNKDFKVNPLFENRNPRNLEFMGLARKRQGWVLQAPRKDFYHRVVFEQTNRHTIGRIEHFSGRTVISASTNEWAIRDGLYSCVDVSAAENVGRVLAQRSLESGITEVFYEELEEHKNSEKMQAFLGGLKELGLDLEEKEFLEVEFVPGIDFSRATRIGEGKKWKDDYQPL; the protein is encoded by the exons ATGTCCTGCCAATCTGTATTTGGAAGCCTTCGTCTTATGTCTCCAGCTTTTCTAGACACTCGCGTATACTCATGCATCTCGATTTTTCCAGCAATAAGAACTTCACTTGGAAAAT CTTATTCAACATCTAATCCCGGATGCAGCAAAGCAAGCTCCAACAAGGACTTCAAAGTAAATCCtttatttgaaaacagaaaCCCTAG AAATCTGGAGTTCATGGGGTTAGCTAGGAAGAGACAAGGGTGGGTGCTGCAAGCTCCCAGAAAAGATTTCTATCACAG GGTCGTGTTTGAACAGACCAATCGCCATACAATAGGACGCATTGAACATTTTTCTGGACGAACAGTCATATCAGCCTCCACTAATGAGTGGGCCATTAGAGATGGCTTGTACAG CTGTGTTGATGTTAGTGCTGCAGAAAATGTGGGTCGTGTCTTAGCTCAACGCAGCCTGGAGTCTGGTATCACAGAAGTCTTCTATGAGGAACTTGAAGAGCATAAGAATTCAGAAAAG ATGCAAGCATTTCTTGGCGGACTGAAGGAACTAGGACTGGACCTTGAGGAAAAAGAGTTCCTGGAGGTGGAATTTGTTCCTGGCATCGATTTTTCTCGTGCTACACGCATTGGTGAGGGCAAGAAATGGAAGGATGATTATCAACCACTGTAG
- the LOC112562246 gene encoding CST complex subunit STN1-like — protein sequence MSSAEETSDRTFYPPKLWGLSSLFNVFNKLYIRDIIRLKPYPGFPGAFAYGNHPVFKVDVVGIVVKAEEKDKIFIYAVDDGTGVVSALCWKRPFSWSGHVATPGLPTELQSRLTRWQQEIEVASGYQLGHLIHVRGKLKVYRGMMEIVASYHRKIENPSEQVARMMELPTLYRQCYNKPFILPCKLAQELQNSKTTKESGQGNQAINMVELTGKIKLLLKHGFLSEFSFGDLLEQLENSDSEAKVGPAVVRQALCMLEDTGMVCCRRDCGAIYENLTSSCHLDRAVLSILKTECCKSKYKERGCHYLRVLDELRKTVQYSGINERAVLAVLDRLETDSDVMRTADKSYLPVIV from the exons ATGTCAAGTGCAGAAGAGACATCCGATAGGACATTTTACCCACCTAAATTGTGGGGTCTGAGTTCTCTGTTCAATGTATTCAACAAGCTGTACATCAGAGACATCATTAGGCTGAAGCCTTACCCAGGATTTCCAG GTGCATTTGCTTATGGAAATCATCCGGTCTTCAAGGTGGATGTTGTAGGTATTGTGGTCAAGGCagaggaaaaagataaaatatttatttatgctg TTGATGATGGAACGGGTGTTGTCAGTGCCCTTTGCTGGAAGAGACCATTCTCTTGGAGTG GCCATGTTGCCACACCTGGTCTGCCTACCGAACTCCAGTCACGGCTCACCAGGTGGCAGCAAGAAATAGAGGTTGCCTCTGGTTACCAGCTTGGACACCTGATTCACGTCCGGGGCAAGCTAAAAGTCTATCGCGGCATGATGGAGATTGTTGCTTCTTACCATC GAAAAATAGAGAATCCATCTGAGCAAGTGGCTCGGATGATGGAATTGCCAACCCTGTACCGCCAGTGTTACAACAAGCCCTTTATCTTGCCCTGCAAACTAGCTCAAGAACTGCAAAACAGCAAGACCACCAAAGAAAGTGGGCAGGGCAATCAG GCTATCAACATGGTTGAACTGACTGGCAAAATTAAGCTGCTGCTTAAACATGGTTTTCTGTCAGAATTTTCCTTTGGAGATTTGCTTGAGCAGCTGGAGAACTCTGACTCTGAGGCAAAAGTG ggTCCGGCTGTCGTGCGCCAGGCGCTGTGCATGCTGGAAGACACCGGCATGGTGTGCTGCAGACGGGACTGTGGCGCCATCTACGAG AATCTGACCAGCAGCTGTCACCTCGATCGTGCTGTGCTGTCTATACTCAAGACAGAGTGCTGCAAGTCAAAAT ACAAGGAGCGGGGCTGTCACTATCTACGCGTGTTAGACGAGCTCCGCAAGACAGTGCAGTATTCGGGGATTAACGAGAGAGCTGTCCTTGCGGTGCTGGACAGACTGGAGACCGACAGTGACGTCATGCGGACGGCCGACAAAAGCTACCTCCCTGTCATTGTCTAA
- the LOC112562244 gene encoding 3 beta-hydroxysteroid dehydrogenase type 7-like has translation MQKILWKQVHCARNYTGMSRRGVQQLSSGSKCPVMPEVLPAAPMKHHRDEVPPTAEAQGGEVAGDVVLVTGGAGFLGQHVISQLQQHAPHVREIRVLDLQPFVQKLEYKATKPVVAMTGSITDPDVVLRATQDVTSVIHIAGLVSYGTFPDTKGMENVNVNGTLNILRACHRRDVQRLIFCSTVDVVVGFTPIRGGTEENTFIPDKFLFPSYPLTKLQAEQLVVTSNGKKTLNGRYLNTVSLRANVMYGELDPYYVTTGLRSAKSRGGKLVRVGRGQSLFQQCYVGNVATAFVQADTALYNNADIGGEVFYIPDQTPLQNSFSFMQPYLKCRGYSLSPYYLPFSLVYGTVYLLERLLYALSPLIKINLGTESCSLKYINMDLYFKGDKAIRMFDFHPVFSVQEAQQRSIAYYRTVEL, from the exons ATGCAGAAGATCCTATGGAAGCAGGTGCATTGTGCCAGAAACTACACTGGCATGAGCAGACGAGGTGTACAGCAGCTGAGTTCGGGAAGCAAGTGTCCTGTGATGCCGGAGGTTCTTCCAGCAGCTCCAATGAAGCATCACCGTGACGAGGTCCCTCCAACGGCGGAGGCGCAGGGAGGAGAGGTGGCGGGGGATGTGGTGTTGGTGACCGGCGGGGCGGGATTTCTGGGGCAGCACGTGATCAGCCAGCTGCAGCAGCACGCGCCGCACGTACGGGAGATCCGCGTCCTTGACCTTCAACCCTTCGTACAGAAACTCG AGTACAAGGCCACCAAGCCTGTAGTGGCGATGACAGGATCCATTACGGACCCGGATGTTGTGCTCAGGGCCACCCAAGACGTCACCTCGGTCATACATATCGCAGGACTGGTCAGTTACGGGACCTTTCCGGACACCAAGGGCATGGAGAACGTCAATGTCAACG GAACGCTCAACATCTTAAGGGCCTGCCATCGACGTGATGTCCAGAGGCTTATTTTCTGTAGCACAGTGGACGTGGTTGTTGGATTTACACCTATTCGAGGTGGTACAGAAGAAAACACCTTTATTCCAGACAAGTTCTTATTTCCTAGTTACCCACTCACAAAGCTTCAGGCTGAGCAATTGGTTGTTACATCGAATGGGAAAAAAACCTTAAAtg GTAGATATCTGAACACAGTTTCACTAAGAGCAAATGTCATGTATGGAGAACTTGATCCATACTATGTGACAACTGGCCTTCGCAGTGCAAAGTCTCGAGGAGGAAAGTTAGTGCGAGTTGGCAGAGGCCAGTCACTGTTCCAGCAATGCTATGTTGGAAATGTGGCTACAGCTTTCGTACAAGCTGATACAGCTTTGTACAACAATGCGGACATTGGAGGAGAAGTGTTTTACATTCCTGATCAAACTCCACTCCAGAACAGCTTCAGTTTCATGCAACCCTATCTCAAGTGCCGTGGCTACAGTCTGTCACCGTATTATCTGCCCTTTTCACTTGTTTATGGAACAGTCTATCTGCTGGAACGTCTGTTGTATGCTTTATCTCCCCTGATAAAGATAAACTTAGGAACAGAATCCTGCAGTCTTAAGTATATCAACATGGATCTTTATTTTAAGGGTGATAAAGCAATAAGAATGTTTGATTTCCACCCAGTATTTTCTGTGCAAGAAGCTCAACAAAGATCAATAGCTTATTACAGAACAGTAGAGCTGTAA